A genomic stretch from Nasonia vitripennis strain AsymCx chromosome 2 unlocalized genomic scaffold, Nvit_psr_1.1 chr2_random0009, whole genome shotgun sequence includes:
- the LOC116416523 gene encoding transcription initiation factor IIA subunit 1-like, whose amino-acid sequence MTMMKILMRKKKKSRKMLVKRRKPLCSGDDVTDDDPADLFDTNNVVVCQYDKITRNRNKT is encoded by the exons atgaCGATGATGAAGATCTTgatgagaaaaaagaagaagagcagGAAGATGCTGGTCAAGAGAAGAA AACCACTGTGTTCAGGAGATGACGTTACAGATGATGATCCTGCCGATCTCTTTGATACTAACAATGTTGTAGTTTGTCAATATGATAAG ataACAAGGAACCGAAATAAAACTTGA